In Cloacibacterium caeni, a single window of DNA contains:
- the ccoN gene encoding cytochrome-c oxidase, cbb3-type subunit I gives METQKFSYDNGIVRAFLYATIVWGVLGFTFGVTVASMLFYPELPEYLFGTDDPTIASLRSGDIQGLVSTNGAFGFGRWRMLHTSTVIFAFVGNGFFAGAYYSLQRLLKARMFSDVLSWINFWGWQLIIVTVAITFLMGINTSKEYAEHEWPIDIMIAIIWIVMGINMFGTIAKRRVRHLYVAIWFYIATWVGITMLHVFNNLEVPLSFAGWKSYSAYAGVKDALVQWWYGHNAVAFFLTTPVLGLMYYFMPKAADRPVFSYKLSIIHFWSLIFVYIWAGPHHLLYTAIPGWAQALGTTFSIALIAPSWGGMLNGLLTLRGAWDKVRENPVLKFFVVAVTCYGMATFEGPLLATKTLNKIGHFTDWVIGHVHVGALGWNGFMAFGMIYYLLPIMWRTKLWSVKLANWHFWLGTLGIIFYAVPMYISGFTQGLMWKQFNPDGTLVYKNFLDTVTAIIPYYQMRFFGGLLYLTGSILMVINVIATVRQGSFEKEVPVEAPALAKISDARKEGEGKHLWLERMPLYFSVLSAIALAIGGMVEIIPTLTVKDNVPTIASVKPYSPLELEGRDLYIREGCNACHTQMIRPFRDEVVRYNGKNGQYSKAGEFVFDRPFLWGSRRTGPDLHREGGKNPDTWHFKHMLNPRVTSPGSIMPRYPWLIYNELDRTKTKDKLVLLKNVFGHPYTDEEINNVDKLVDEQAAKIVEGIYSGDAEIKKAFDAQKAQQGAAFVPVEKREIVALIAYLQRLGTDIKTTEVKTASNN, from the coding sequence ATGGAAACACAAAAGTTTAGTTATGACAATGGCATTGTGCGTGCGTTTCTTTACGCTACAATAGTCTGGGGAGTACTTGGTTTTACATTTGGTGTAACTGTTGCATCAATGTTATTTTATCCAGAGTTACCAGAATACCTTTTTGGAACAGATGACCCTACAATTGCAAGTTTAAGAAGTGGAGACATTCAAGGACTTGTAAGTACTAATGGTGCGTTTGGATTTGGCAGATGGAGAATGTTGCACACCAGCACAGTTATTTTTGCATTTGTAGGTAATGGATTCTTTGCAGGTGCTTATTATTCTTTACAAAGATTATTAAAGGCAAGAATGTTTAGTGACGTCCTTTCTTGGATTAATTTCTGGGGATGGCAATTAATAATTGTTACAGTAGCAATTACCTTTCTAATGGGTATAAATACTTCTAAAGAATATGCAGAACATGAATGGCCAATTGACATTATGATTGCTATTATTTGGATTGTAATGGGTATTAATATGTTTGGTACTATTGCCAAGAGAAGAGTAAGACACCTATATGTTGCTATATGGTTTTACATTGCAACATGGGTAGGTATTACGATGCTACACGTATTCAACAATCTAGAAGTTCCTTTATCATTTGCAGGATGGAAATCTTATTCAGCTTATGCTGGTGTAAAAGATGCTTTAGTACAATGGTGGTATGGTCACAATGCGGTAGCATTCTTCCTAACAACTCCAGTACTTGGTTTAATGTATTACTTTATGCCAAAAGCAGCTGATAGACCTGTGTTTTCTTATAAACTTTCTATCATCCACTTCTGGTCATTAATATTTGTTTACATTTGGGCTGGTCCTCACCACTTGTTATACACAGCAATTCCAGGTTGGGCACAAGCTTTAGGTACTACGTTCTCTATTGCTCTTATTGCTCCATCTTGGGGAGGTATGCTTAATGGTTTATTAACCTTAAGAGGAGCTTGGGATAAAGTAAGAGAAAATCCTGTTCTTAAATTCTTCGTGGTTGCAGTTACTTGTTATGGTATGGCTACTTTCGAAGGGCCGCTTTTAGCAACAAAAACATTAAATAAAATTGGTCACTTTACAGATTGGGTAATTGGACACGTTCACGTAGGTGCATTAGGATGGAATGGTTTCATGGCATTTGGTATGATTTATTATTTACTACCAATTATGTGGAGAACAAAATTGTGGTCTGTAAAATTAGCAAATTGGCATTTCTGGTTAGGTACTTTAGGTATTATTTTCTACGCAGTACCAATGTATATTTCAGGATTTACACAAGGTCTAATGTGGAAACAATTTAATCCAGATGGAACTTTAGTATATAAAAACTTTTTAGATACTGTTACGGCAATTATTCCTTACTATCAAATGAGATTTTTTGGTGGGTTATTATATCTTACTGGCTCTATTCTTATGGTTATTAATGTTATTGCTACTGTAAGACAAGGTTCATTCGAAAAAGAAGTTCCAGTAGAAGCTCCTGCATTAGCTAAAATTTCTGACGCTAGAAAAGAAGGAGAAGGAAAACACCTTTGGTTAGAAAGAATGCCGTTATACTTTTCTGTTTTATCAGCAATTGCTTTAGCAATTGGTGGTATGGTAGAAATTATTCCTACATTAACTGTAAAAGATAATGTTCCTACCATCGCATCTGTAAAACCTTATTCTCCACTAGAATTAGAAGGTAGAGACTTATACATTAGAGAAGGCTGTAATGCGTGCCACACTCAAATGATTAGACCATTTAGAGATGAGGTTGTACGTTACAATGGTAAAAACGGTCAATACTCTAAAGCTGGTGAATTTGTTTTTGATAGACCTTTCTTATGGGGTTCTAGAAGAACTGGGCCAGACTTACACAGAGAAGGTGGTAAAAACCCAGATACTTGGCATTTCAAACACATGTTAAACCCAAGAGTTACATCTCCAGGTTCTATCATGCCAAGATATCCATGGTTAATCTATAACGAACTAGACAGAACTAAAACTAAGGATAAATTAGTATTATTGAAAAATGTATTTGGTCACCCTTATACAGATGAAGAAATCAATAATGTAGACAAATTAGTAGACGAACAAGCTGCTAAAATTGTAGAAGGAATCTATTCTGGTGATGCTGAAATCAAAAAAGCATTTGATGCTCAAAAAGCACAACAAGGTGCAGCATTTGTTCCTGTAGAAA
- the ccoS gene encoding cbb3-type cytochrome oxidase assembly protein CcoS produces MEILYLMIICSVSIAVIFLIVFIISAKNGQFDDDESHAVRILLEDKKTDIEEEKSEEKN; encoded by the coding sequence GTGGAAATTCTCTATTTAATGATCATCTGCAGTGTCTCAATCGCTGTAATTTTTCTAATAGTCTTTATTATTAGTGCCAAGAATGGTCAGTTTGACGATGACGAATCTCACGCAGTAAGAATTTTATTAGAAGACAAAAAAACAGATATAGAAGAAGAAAAATCTGAAGAAAAAAATTAA
- a CDS encoding heavy metal translocating P-type ATPase has translation MAENCFHCGQEIEKDRIFFDEKAFCCNGCKSVYEILNANNLGNFYELNKNSGIRPDENLSQFDYLDTPEIFEKVVDFSEGNTSVVTFKIPVIHCSSCIWLLESLQDLNTNIRYSQVNFTKKTLQVSFNQNELPLSELAKFLTNLGYKPVISLETADKKEAAVDRSLTIKVAVAGFAFGNAMMFAFPEYLNTGSSVDFWLEEFAPFFRFLTFLLSIPVVVYSASDYYKSAWFGLKNKIVNIDVPIVLGILVLFFRSVYEIATNYGPGYFDTLCGLLFFMLLGKIFQKRTYSALSYDRDYKSFYPIAVTKVDFGGQQQNILLSDIKVGDRILVRNQEIIPVDAVLINGEGNIDNSFITGESATITKNPGDKIFAGGKQIGSILELEVIKTVNQSYLTQLWNKEAFRKEELGLDTLVNQISKYFTFIIIGITLLAGIYWYQIDFEKMFQVVSAILIVACPCALALSTPFTMGHIMRILGRNKMYVKDAHTIEKMAKIDTLVFDKTGTITYNKKANISFEGKEIAEFDLKNIKSLLKNSNHPLSKSLYEFLEVQDEYLPIENFKETAGKGYEATVRGKVYKIGSAKFTHKEAKSLETAVYIERDGEFLGKFIFKNEYRDGLAEMAKELKDYKIHVLSGDNSSEEQTLKNLIPNITEMRFSQSPEDKLEYIKHLQDQGKKVAMLGDGLNDAGALKQSNIGIAIADDTNSFTPSSDVIMNGGVLTKLHDYFALTKDAIIIVKLTFGISFLYNVVGLTAAVIGEMSPLFAAILMPLSSISVVAFTSLSTWLRSRKYFKF, from the coding sequence ATGGCAGAAAATTGTTTCCATTGTGGGCAAGAAATAGAAAAAGATAGAATTTTCTTCGATGAGAAGGCATTTTGTTGTAACGGATGCAAATCTGTTTATGAAATTCTTAATGCAAATAATCTCGGAAATTTTTATGAATTAAATAAAAATTCTGGAATTAGACCAGATGAAAATCTTTCTCAGTTTGATTATTTAGATACTCCAGAAATTTTCGAAAAAGTAGTAGATTTTTCTGAAGGGAATACTAGTGTAGTTACCTTTAAAATCCCAGTGATTCACTGTAGCTCTTGCATTTGGTTACTAGAGAGTTTGCAAGATTTGAACACGAATATTAGATATTCTCAGGTAAATTTCACCAAGAAAACGCTACAAGTTTCTTTTAACCAAAACGAATTACCTCTGAGTGAATTGGCAAAATTCCTAACGAATCTTGGTTATAAACCTGTAATTTCATTAGAAACGGCAGACAAAAAAGAAGCCGCAGTAGACAGAAGCCTCACGATAAAAGTAGCAGTTGCAGGATTTGCCTTCGGAAATGCGATGATGTTTGCATTCCCAGAATATTTAAACACGGGTTCTTCCGTAGATTTCTGGTTAGAAGAGTTTGCGCCGTTTTTCAGATTTTTAACCTTCTTACTTTCCATTCCAGTGGTAGTGTATTCTGCATCAGACTATTACAAATCTGCGTGGTTTGGTTTGAAAAATAAAATTGTAAATATAGATGTACCGATTGTTTTAGGTATTCTCGTTTTATTCTTTAGAAGTGTCTACGAAATCGCGACCAATTATGGTCCTGGATATTTTGATACACTTTGTGGATTGTTATTCTTCATGTTGTTGGGTAAAATTTTCCAAAAGAGAACTTATTCTGCACTTTCGTATGATAGAGATTACAAATCTTTTTACCCAATTGCGGTAACCAAAGTAGATTTCGGAGGACAACAACAAAATATTTTACTTTCGGATATTAAAGTTGGCGATAGAATTTTAGTAAGAAACCAAGAAATTATTCCTGTAGATGCAGTTTTAATTAATGGTGAAGGAAACATAGACAATAGTTTCATTACTGGTGAAAGTGCTACGATTACCAAAAACCCTGGCGATAAAATTTTTGCTGGTGGAAAACAAATTGGCTCCATTTTAGAACTAGAAGTCATCAAAACTGTGAACCAAAGTTATTTAACTCAACTTTGGAACAAAGAGGCCTTCAGAAAAGAAGAATTAGGACTCGATACTTTGGTGAATCAAATTTCAAAATATTTCACCTTTATTATTATAGGAATTACGCTTCTTGCTGGAATTTATTGGTATCAAATAGATTTTGAAAAAATGTTCCAAGTGGTTTCTGCGATTTTGATTGTGGCTTGTCCATGTGCATTGGCGCTTTCTACTCCATTTACGATGGGACATATCATGAGAATTTTGGGCAGAAATAAAATGTATGTGAAAGATGCTCACACCATTGAAAAAATGGCAAAAATTGACACTTTGGTTTTCGATAAAACTGGAACAATTACCTATAACAAAAAAGCCAACATCAGTTTTGAAGGTAAAGAGATCGCTGAATTTGATTTAAAAAACATAAAATCTTTACTCAAAAATTCTAATCACCCGCTTTCTAAATCGCTTTACGAATTTTTAGAAGTACAAGACGAATATTTACCAATTGAAAACTTCAAAGAAACTGCCGGAAAAGGTTACGAAGCCACAGTAAGAGGAAAAGTTTACAAAATTGGTTCTGCAAAATTCACTCATAAAGAAGCTAAATCACTAGAAACTGCCGTTTACATAGAAAGAGATGGTGAGTTTTTAGGAAAATTTATCTTCAAGAATGAATACAGAGATGGTTTAGCCGAAATGGCAAAAGAACTGAAAGATTATAAAATCCATGTATTAAGTGGAGACAATTCTTCAGAAGAGCAAACACTTAAAAATCTTATTCCAAATATCACTGAAATGAGATTTAGTCAATCTCCGGAAGATAAATTAGAGTATATCAAGCATTTACAAGATCAAGGAAAAAAAGTTGCCATGCTTGGAGATGGACTAAATGATGCGGGTGCGCTGAAACAAAGTAACATAGGAATTGCGATTGCAGATGACACCAATTCTTTCACGCCGAGTTCAGATGTGATCATGAATGGAGGTGTTTTGACAAAGTTGCATGACTATTTTGCACTCACAAAAGATGCCATAATCATTGTGAAATTAACATTTGGAATTAGTTTTCTATATAATGTGGTAGGTTTAACCGCAGCTGTAATCGGTGAAATGTCACCATTATTCGCTGCAATTTTGATGCCTTTAAGCTCAATAAGCGTAGTTGCATTTACCTCATTATCAACATGGTTAAGGTCAAGAAAATACTTCAAATTTTAA
- a CDS encoding Crp/Fnr family transcriptional regulator, with the protein MSLEKQIFIENKFQSVFNDKAFKEILSKEDYTKYINAKQTLFFNKGESLFEEGRNVEGVFFIESGTAKLYKLGFNRKEQILRFIKEGDIIGYRALLIGEAYQATAEAMSDLQATYIPADVFLHLLEVDPQLSFAMLQKISFELGESSNTVTFLAQKTVRERLAEVLLLLEQKLGTDPEGFIKISLTREEIANLIGTATESAIRLISEFKQDNYIEVEGRNLKILNHEKLRKLGHVVL; encoded by the coding sequence ATGTCTTTAGAAAAACAAATTTTTATTGAAAACAAGTTTCAAAGTGTTTTTAATGACAAGGCTTTTAAGGAAATTCTATCTAAAGAAGATTACACTAAATATATCAATGCTAAGCAAACTCTTTTCTTTAATAAAGGAGAATCTCTTTTCGAGGAAGGAAGAAATGTAGAAGGTGTTTTTTTTATAGAAAGTGGTACAGCAAAACTTTATAAACTAGGTTTTAATAGAAAAGAACAAATCTTAAGATTCATCAAAGAAGGTGATATTATTGGTTATAGAGCGCTATTAATTGGTGAAGCTTATCAAGCTACTGCTGAAGCGATGAGCGATTTACAAGCTACTTATATTCCTGCAGATGTATTTCTTCATTTGCTAGAAGTAGACCCACAATTGTCTTTTGCAATGCTTCAAAAAATCTCTTTCGAATTGGGCGAAAGTTCTAATACAGTAACTTTCTTGGCTCAAAAAACAGTAAGAGAAAGATTAGCAGAAGTGCTTCTTCTTCTAGAGCAGAAATTAGGAACAGACCCAGAAGGTTTTATCAAAATTTCTTTAACAAGAGAAGAAATTGCTAACTTAATCGGAACTGCTACAGAAAGTGCCATCAGATTAATCTCAGAATTTAAACAAGATAACTACATAGAAGTGGAAGGAAGAAACTTAAAAATCTTAAACCACGAAAAACTAAGAAAATTAGGACACGTAGTTTTATAA